A stretch of the Xylocopa sonorina isolate GNS202 chromosome 12, iyXylSono1_principal, whole genome shotgun sequence genome encodes the following:
- the Pns gene encoding DENN domain containing pinstripe isoform X1, with amino-acid sequence MNGSLGIMRGPEQHPQRFADYFVICGLDKDSGLEPDKYFGDSLQCTPLDRAYKSKVLGHYPDSVPWNPFDEHAVCMLCLPSGLRFRTQKHSVEPTFHSFVLTKHDGHRTYGFSLVFYEECRNRKICAAMQTLQAMHITELSSGQNGTPPTVRKGQDGHNTRSLPRHFKLSAHSPGAALAYYDSTKDKLLVTKSISLLCQQPYLHAAKTFLTNLYKCVPRHPGPGLSLESYVYNLLYNVPVPLPGKSLKFFVPNDEPAKSPLELVIHQPTPSQELPMLDYPLKDMFTWLGADCVIQLFTCVLLENQVLLRSTDFHKLMVVSECITALLFPFSWQHVYVPILPASLHHFLDAPVPFIMGLHAQSEGGILKIASEANLCYVDIDKQSSQFPEELPVFPHKMQFIAEIKALLNKYKVPHTGKTDNMVINHYNGDIMTSSLTLPGTGFHLPRRKHSLHDVLDWDRPEPTPQSDPLQRILDITKRTEVNVEDIDSVEDNVKERELAPQEEYQETLTFNNAIREMFLNRFVQIFSSYEHFVIQPSQDKDEWLNNRDSMHVFDKATFLSDQPSQHLPFLSRFLETQMFASLVDSKVMSTWSELDFNIRVFDQRISLLRKKIGEGITRSTRYESCTSIEESQKVLEQRLTNVDFETNPPTEILPHRAAYFRSFPLLDSVVLNKEPAQSSRKGQTQWKYKMKSMETNGKAPAPQETQSPRPQTKLSADMSPALIAQANWKFVEKLLKDCKSKTKRMLVSKMGSEAVALGHGGESLSDVEENTLVASLCDLLERVWSHGLQNKQGKSALWSHLTMYQALEECNDPDKPIAPSFLPPAKKSPSKLFGLRDRLVSSLKSRNIFEIASYIKENFHDLPNLALEIDSPTRGTDKHKSPGDRKIGPEHLRPLPDSLLFDIRNIQAMTDIKTHIGYARAWVRLALEKKLLSRHLKILLSDTRLLRSQYKRFAFLRCEEEKEQFLYYLLTLNAVDYFCFTNNYATTKLPYRVVIFPSRKASAATTSANSWIAISGTLCETNPVPIPKGALEFVFHHKNLGVLSTLRIGHDNTGLSPKWMVEHVVVRNEVTGHTFKFPCGRWLGRGIDDGSTERLLVGALVPRSIDSEELVETCSTPPRCRSPSIPRRPILSQVELQHMLGESVNAIVKFHYRRECQDGSLTALLCGEGGLVPSLEQIFLFGFKNQRIFGRNFYVWDYLLRVKENFEISLLEEMDEYSQRLNRDRRIHTLNNQRFATLRCYCHLIDQINMFSQTLGKDGKFQLFICLAAREQLLHAMLRPMSEARSTADMYEENSFLRSSTLLNFLVHILEPLSEFHIVLEKSLTHGISSIC; translated from the exons CTCTGCCTGCCGAGCGGCCTGAGATTCCGAACTCAAAAACACTCGGTGGAACCGACGTTCCACTCGTTCGTCCTCACGAAGCACGACGGGCATAGAACCTACGGGTTCAGTCTTGTTTTCTACGAGGAGTGCCGGAATCGGAAGATATGCGCGGCTATGCAAACCCTGCAGGCGATGCACATCACGGAACTGAGCAGCGGCCAAAACGGTACACCGCCAAC GGTAAGGAAAGGCCAGGATGGGCACAACACGCGATCGTTGCCACGGCATTTCAAGCTATCAGCGCATTCACCAGGTGCTGCGTTAGCCTACTACGACTCGACCAAAGACAAGTTGCTAGTGACTAAATCGATATCCTTGCTATGCCAGCAGCCTTACCTCCACGCCGCGAAAACGTTCCTCACTAATCTCTACAA ATGTGTTCCTAGACATCCAGGACCCGGCCTCAGCTTGGAGTCGTACGTGTACAACCTCCTGTACAACGTGCCGGTACCATTGCCAGGGAAGTCGTTGAAGTTCTTCGTGCCGAACGACGAGCCGGCGAAGTCCCCGTTGGAGTTGGTCATCCATCAGCCGACGCCGTCGCAGGAGCTACCGATGCTAGATTACCCCCTGAAGGACATGTTCACGTGGCTTGGCGCCGATTGCGTGATACAGTTGTTCACCTGCGTCCTGTTGGAGAACCAGGTGTTGCTAAGGAGCACGGATTTCCACAAGCTGATGGTGGTGTCCGAGTGTATCACCGCGCTCCTCTTCCCGTTCTCCTGGCAGCACGTCTACGTGCCCATATTGCCGGCTAGCCTGCATCACTTCTTGGACGCGCCAGTCCCGTTCATAATGGGCCTGCACGCGCAGAGCGAGGGGGGTATACTGAAAATCGCCAGCGAA GCAAATCTTTGTTATGTAGATATAGATAAGCAAAGTAGCCAATTTCCGGAAGAGTTACCTGTATTCCCGCATAAAATGCAATTTATCGCTGAGATCAAGGCTCTCCTAAACAAGTACAAAGTACCGCACACAGGAAA GACTGACAACATGGTCATAAATCATTACAACGGTGACATCATGACCAGCAGTTTGACGCTTCCTGGTACTGGATTTCATCTTCCTCGTAGAAAACACTCGTTGCACGACGTTTTGGACTGGGATCGACCGGAACCAACTCCGCAATCAGATCCCTTGCAAAGGATTTTAGATATCACTAAAAGGACAG AGGTGAACGTGGAAGATATTGATTCTGTAGAAGACAACGTCAAGGAACGGGAACTCGCACCTCAAGAGGAGTATCAAGAGACGCTTACGTTTAACAATGCCATTAGGGAGATGTTTTTGAACCGTTTTGTACAGATTTTTTCTAGTTACGAACACTTCGTTATTCAGCCTAGTCAG GACAAAGACGAATGGTTGAATAACAGAGACAGTATGCATGTTTTTGATAAGGCCACGTTTTTATCCGATCAACCGTCGCAGCATTTGCCATTCTTGTCAAGATTTTTAGAGACACAAATGTTCGCCTCCCTCGTCGACAGCAAAGTTATGTCAACGTGGAGTGAACTTGATTTTAACATACGAGTTTTTGATCAAAGAATCTCTTTGTTGAG AAAAAAAATTGGAGAGGGTATTACAAGATCAACGCGTTACGAGTCCTGTACGAGTATAGAAGAATCGCAGAAAGTGTTGGAGCAGAGATTAACGAACGTGGACTTCGAAACGAACCCACCAACTGAAATTCTTCCCCACAGAGCCGCCTATTTCCGAAGTTTTCCTTTATTAGACAGCGTTGTTTTAAACAAGGAGCCGGCTCAAAG CAGTCGAAAGGGCCAGACTCAATGGAAGTACAAAATGAAATCGATGGAAACGAACGGGAAAGCTCCAGCGCCTCAAGAAACTCAGTCTCCACGACCTCAGACCAAGCTTTCCGCAGACATGAGTCCAGCATTGATCGCGCAAGCTAATTGGAAGTTTGTCGAGAAGTTGCTCAAG GACTGCAAATCGAAAACGAAGAGGATGCTGGTATCAAAGATGGGTTCGGAAGCGGTCGCGTTGGGACACGGGGGCGAATCGTTGTCCGATGTCGAGGAGAACACGCTAGTCGCCAGTCTCTGTGATCTGTTAGAGCGAGTATGGAGTCACGGATTGCAAAACAAGCAAGGGAAAAGCGCCCTTTGGTCGCATCTCACCATGTACCAAGCGCTAGAAGAGTGCAACGACCCAGACAAACCCATAGCTCCCAGTTTTCTTCCTCCTG CCAAGAAATCGCCGAGTAAGTTATTTGGATTACGGGACCGTTTAGTTTCATCTTTAAAGAGCAGAAATATATTTGaaattgcttcttatatcaagGAGAATTTTCATG ATCTACCAAACTTGGCGTTGGAGATCGATTCACCCACGCGTGGTACGGACAAGCACAAGTCTCCTGGTGACAGAAAGATCGGCCCTGAACACTTGAGGCCTCTGCCTGACTCGTTGCTCTTCGACATTCGTAACATCCAGGCGATGACTGACATCAAAACGCACATTGGATACGCCAGAGCTTGGGTTAGACTGGCGCTGGAAAAGAAGCTTCTTTCTCGTCATCTAAAAATTCTATTATCAGATACAAGACTGTTAAG AAGCCAGTATAAACGCTTTGCTTTCCTACGCTGTGAGGAAGAGAAGGAACAATTCCTGTACTATCTGTTAACACTGAATGCTGTGGATTACTTCTGTTTCACTAACAATTATGCGACCACAAAATTGCCATACAGGGTTGTCATATTTCCTAGTCGAAAGGCTAGTGCAGCTACAACTTCAGCGAACAGTTGGATCGCAATCTCTGGTACGCTTTGCGAGACAAACCCAGTACCAATCCCCAAGGGAGCATTGGAATTCGTGTTCCAC CATAAGAATCTAGGCGTGCTCTCTACGTTACGCATAGGTCACGACAATACAGGCCTCTCGCCTAAATGGATGGTGGAACACGTTGTAGTGAGAAACGAGGTCACAGGTCACACGTTCAAGTTCCCCTGTGGTAGATGGCTTGGTAGAGGTATCGATGACGGATCTACCGAGAGATTGTTAGTTGGGGCCTTGGTGCCGCGTAGTATCGACAGCGAGGAATTGGTCGAGACGTGTTCGACGCCACCAAGATGTAGATCTCCTAGCATACCTAGACGTCCGATATTATCTCAAGTCGAACTGCAACATATGTTGG GAGAGTCTGTAAACGCGATTGTCAAGTTCCACTATAGAAGAGAATGCCAGGACGGATCCCTGACTGCTCTGCTCTGTGGAGAAGGTGGTCTTGTGCCATCGTTAGAACAGATATTTTTATTTGGATTTAAAAATCAAAGGATATTTGGCAGGAACTTCTACGTTTGGGATTACCTCT TGCGTGTAAAGGAGAACTTTGAAATTTCACTGTTGGAGGAAATGGACGAGTATTCGCAGAGGCTAAATAGAGACAGACGGATTCACACGCTGAACAATCAAAGATTTGCAACGTTGCGATGTTATTGTCATCTAATCGATCAGATTAATATGTTCAGTCAGACGCTCGGTAAAGATGGGAAGTTCCAATTGTTCATTTGTTTAGCAGCAAG AGAGCAGCTTCTTCATGCGATGCTTCGGCCAATGAGCGAAGCGCGCTCCACCGCGGATATGTACGAGGAGAATTCGTTTTTAAGGAGTTCTACATTGTTGAATTTCCTCGTTCACATTCTAGAACCACTCAGTGAATTTCACATTGTTCTTGAAAAGAGTTTGACTCATGGAATTTCTAGTATATGTTAA